aactatttaaatgtatgtaacACACAGAGGGTTCAAAATGTGTACTAGTGCAGACACAGATTCCCTCaactcaaagctcaagcggttgaccaggtggaggacactgaacgaacaccagcgcaaaatgataCGAGCATAACATGACATTCAAGCAAGGGCGTAGGAaccgggggggacggaggggacgtGTCCCCTCCAATTTTCGAGACAGGcgcatttgtcccccccaaaCATTATACCGcaaaatatctttttttttaaaaatattttactcacttgcttttattttgaaagcgcaACACAGCGTCTTGTCACCTGCCCCATGTATGGCAGCGCGCAGGGTTGGGGGCGGTTGGGAGTTAGAAGGACTTCAGGCTGGAAACGCCTTCGAATCGCTGCCTAGAAGGCTAAGTTGCCTGCTTTCCATcggggacgtaagcgccgcggaacggctgcgccgctgtcaccgctgctgatcgctgcaAGCCTGCAACTctaatcgcgtgatctcgtgatctcgcgtgaatacggctgtctCGCAAGACAGCCATAAGCTGCCGCATCCCCTCAACGGCTGTTTGAGATGCGGGTGTCTGCAGCTAACGCAACAGGTTAGAGCTGTTAAAATTAAAAGACAGCAGCAGAAGAGCAGAGAAGTTTTAGTATCCTCCGCAGGCTCAAAACCTGGCTCCGGTCCACAATGTCTCAAAACAGACTCAACCATGTTGCTGTCTGTCATGTCCATCAGGATAGACTTGACTTACTGACAAGAAGTCAATTTGCAAGCATTTCGTGGCTGCAAATGACAGGAGAAGAAAACATTTTGGCTCTTTTGCCCATTGTTTTTCAACCTTTTGTGTGTCACGGCACGTTTGACACTGTTGGATAACACTACAGTGCTATCtagcttttatttgtatcagttctacacacaaatgtatatttatcaGTTCATTACATCCATTCTAATGTCGTTTTCGTTTGCCTTCACACACCAATCAGTTAGTGGAAATGTTTGAATAATATCACATACTCGAGATTAAAAACAAgttacgtttacatttagggcatttagcagccgcttttatccaaagcgacttacaataagtacatttgtcataagaagtgcatcaatatatcgctgtcggtacagaaaggatgttcatagaaccgttggtgtatatgttaaaattcttgatgctgtttttccctttaaccttaaactttgcctgtgtgttcatTGAGGCATGAGATACAACTAAGAAAAGGTATTCAGAAAATACGAATTCAAATTTAGATCAATATTTTTCACATGTTATTTATCAGTCTACAAAACTGTATGATAAGGCCTGcaattaaataattgatttgatatgtatcagttcaatactgccattcaaaatgtgttttcctttacaaatgtatatttttagaagaataaaatacatttgtgaatgttttgcagTGTAGTTCATTTATGACATTTCTCTTCGAACCATCAATGGATCTGTCAGGTTTCCGATGTGTCCCCTCCAATGTTAAACACGTTCCTACGCCCCTGCATTCAAGACAAGCGTAATTAATCGATTCTGGCAATAACAAGCGACAACGTGTCATTCCCTGTAaactgatcagctaacatttataGGTTTTGAATGAATCGATGTTTGAGATTAtgaaccagctcatgtggcatctgtctggAAACCATTCTCGGCTCTTGACtgtttccatctttgaaatgcaactacCAAGTTTGACTGTGTTTCATCAAGGCCTGGTCTTCATGCTTTTCAAAAGAGCTCCAGGTAGAAACTAGCAGTCAGCCTAGAATCCATGGGTGCTGTAACATAAGTGGAATTTCCAACCGCCTTGTGTTTCGGGCCGGATGACTGAGGAATACATTACATCCAAGACCATTCAAAGAGCACGAAATGGGACTAACATTATACTGTCATTATACATTGTTCATTTTGAATAATCAACTTTTCCCAATTACTTCAAATGTAACAACTAATAGTGAACCCTGAACCGTCTTGTTTTCCACCCATCACGGCCcgggacacaactcaccatCGCCCTGTGGTTTAGTCTGTGGTTTGCAGATGTTGTCTCGAGCCAGGGTAAAACGACTTGCCGCACACGATGCATTTGATCTCGATTGAATCCGAAAAGAAAACAGCGTACTCCTCATCaccttcatcctcttcctcagcgCTTGGTTTTCTTTCAGGCTCTGAGTAATTTGTAATCGAAGGGTAGCTGAGCCTTCCGAGAACAGTTGGCTAATTTCAGATACGGCAGCTTTCGCAAGTACGTCCATTATGGACGAAAGCTGTTCTTCCAAAGTTGGTCCGCACGGCGACATGTTTATCAACATATTTTACCCTATTGTggataacaaaaaaataatggaATACTGTAACAAGATACGAGAGGTCGAGAAGGACTAGGTTTGAAAGATTAAGGCTTATTACCACTTGCATTAGCTATCAACAAAACCTGAAATGGTTTGCAAACTCCCGGGCGCAGGAATCTTCTTCCCGGGAAAAGTCTGGATGTCATGGAcccatagagtggcgaagtcacgccctttccggtagagtcgaaaaatatgaatgggtttcaattgagagaaagtaattatcctctgatcccagtctttatatgccccggattacacatatgtttgtggatttaaactttaatttttcatgtcaagagtttgattgtttattgtgtaattgttcagttaaaggctgtagagaaaaagAACTGAGAAAGACTGTCTTGTATGTGCCGTCACGTCAcgctggcgtggacaagaccgacaatctccccatcggcattactgaaaactctccacatgccccaatttataatggttttcacctcttctGATGTTTtcatcctccccttggaaaaaacctaacattatcaaaattcttcacgaaaatgtttagttttctttggcTGAAAAATTATCGTTTAAATCCACGAACAACATATTTCCGgagcatataaagactgggaccagaatataattactttctctccattgaaacccattcatatttttcgattttataggtcccatgggctctaacGTAAGGGGCGTGACTGAGCTCTACCAGAGCCCAGTCACGCCCTAACCCTATGGGTTAGGGCGTGACTGGGCTCTGGTACTACCTAAAaactacctaaaaaatcttcCGACTGGGCTCTGGTACTACCTAAAaactacctaaaaaatcttccgtacctatgtacggtatgttaatttaaCCAAcaattcatttcatgttttgcatgctcaaacagccacatgaatggttaGTATtgttatcagtgcaaagggctcacatataTCATAattcaatgatgtcacaaagctgaaaaacagtggcccaacattaagtgcaacaactcaatgacctcaaacccaacaagcatgatattcattgcagttgtagtagttgtagtggcgacttatgtggatatctttaatgactgatatcctttctaagcaaactagaagcatgggtttgccttagaattctatgaattcttctcatctttcttgaccgagttttctgtaactcgatcaattataaaaaaaaaaaaaatctttttttttttaaattatgtgcgggcctgactgagtgaggatgcccgcgggccgcatgcccGATggcgccagttgcccatccctggtctaaatggagtaaacaatgtaaacctgcacaccattaaaaaaaaagagttggGAACAAATAAATGGAAGAGTTAAACTAATAGACAATGCGAcaaagtttgaatacatttgattgGCTTGGATCGAGTTCCGCTATACATTGCATAAACGGGTCCGCTTGTAAACATattgcaaaataaaagaaatgcagataaatatatgatatatttaaaTGTGGTGTCATTcttattaaagatcccatgtcatgaaaatttcactttgaggttttctaacattaaaaggcacccagtgcaactttatgtaaacattcaatgaaaattaaacattcaatttctagtcttttttacacgtagtaagtttcaataactccataccattacatatcgacattcaaggagcaaagatgagatgtcgctgtgtggtgagaactgaaacaacaacaatctccggtggggagaagccatttttccattgactggaagcctgctttatttattgtaggttacaaaaaataaagaaaatggcggcattgttgttatcgattttctatcagttctcaccacacaacgacgtctcatctttgctgcttgaatgtcggtatgtaatggtatggagttattgaaacttactacatgtaaaaaagactagaaattgaatgtttatttttaagcctcgaaagttgcactgggtgcctttaatatgagatcccctagcctacctatgctcccccagtagctagaaattttgttgggtgtaaaacgaccactaggcattctgctccgccATTGAAAAAACGAAGGTCAGACGTgccgttttggaattttcccggtgtgtcgtcataaggggagatgcaacctctcctttctctgccttgccagcccagaaAATGTAGTCCGCCAATGAGATACGCCCGTGagagcgccgtgtgtgtgtgtgtgtgtgattacacatactgtaacgcaagtatggtacacttctttgttatttggataaccggtctgctgttggtgttggttCCTACAGCTTAATGAAAGTTAAATTTGAGACTTTAAGATTTTTTTAATGCCACTTGAAAGGAAATTTAAGACCAACGACACAATAAACACTAgtggaaaaatgtatttgaacatATTTCCACTCTCAGTAGGCTTTTTGGACAGAAACAAAAATGACCTCTTGCGCACCTGAACGACGTGCATCTGAGTCACGGCcgcaaaacaaatgttttgttgGTTCCGCTCTCGTGATTGCGCAACAATACTGCTATTCGTTTATATttgggctgtaacgatacaccaactcacgattcggtttgtatcacgatttttgacccacaattcgatacatcccacgatttttttaaatttaaaaagcattttatttcaacaacacttatataacaattaacttaatgtcacatttaataacaaataatttggaacactgaacagatttgaacagaaagaatactattaaagtatagctaaattcataaataaataaccaaagattgtaGTTGgagcaaaaaccctcaactagtttggaggtttagtcaaatatcctattggcgcttcttattaggctatgaaacttaaataatgacataatccgTATAGAATGAAaaatgtttaatagcctaactttcaatagatgggaaaaaacgagtagcgtatgtgtgtgcgcgagaatggtagtgtgcgtatgtgtgtgtgtgtgagtgacgtcagcgagtgagtagACGAGCAAGGAGAGCGATGggtagcgtgtgtgtctagtgaagaagcgaacgagtccggtagaataaagtacccatcctgtcaataatcggtggccgcttcattccgacctataagcagaccaactgccggtcaaatcacacaaaacaatagagacaagggcaggcaatttttttcgcgcttggcccactctggataaatgtagttcatatcgcatatgaggacttcgacggctgtggagaaatgaaatcctccgtagccacggagagcggTCATCACTGGGCATCTCGTCGCAAACTTATggcatcgataagagggggcggtgtcagcagactattatttagacaaattattagcaaatttaaatcggacaatttgaccggagagttagaaagggcgtatcgcgcttcggCCTTCTCAAACCGTGAGACGGGTTcttggctttgagtgtcgcgatttcgatACTCGTATCGTTAAAGCCCTATAGTTTACTGTTTAAATCTTCGattacacagttcaggctgttgcagctagctcaggggagagactgtatgaCACTAGGTGGTTCAACCTGagacaataaaaaagaattgccttctgcattattgtttttttcttttcccttcactttcccatggctttgagtgtcgcgatttcggtttcgatacgcgtatcgttacagccctaatttatatatagcctatacattttttttaactattCTTTCTTAGATTTGAGACTAATTAAAATCATAAAATCCTACTTACcatgtgtaaacatttttaagACTTTTGAAAGAtggatttaagactttttaatgcTATTTAAGGCcttatttttttgatttatgaatttaagactttttaagactttaagGATCCGCGGGAACCCTGTTATGGCatataacacgtcggactctcgtttctggtatttccacaacgagacttgtAGTGGGCGTTATCTCAgacatgtttgagaaggaattgggggaaaggaactttggctttgattccctgaagtacatgaaccacgacatggaggagaaagggattgttgcccgcaaaTATCTCCTGCatgagcccctcctccccctgccgagggaccaccgtgtcggcgctgcccgctgcaggaggcagtggtgcctaagcgctgaccACTGCCGAGaaggtggtccctcggcagcgaggctccagCGGGAGACAACCGTGCTCAACAAaccctttcttctccatttcgtggttcagtctacttcagattgatgtggacgtggaagaaccagagggtcagagaacccaacgtagtcgtttgtgattcataatatcttcTGGAGGCCCAGCTTTTGGtcgtaataatatatattttttgatagatatccatgtataatatattatttagatgtagagctccaggactccccccggagcacccagagtgttctagaatatttacagaacactgccaaaggctatgtgcgcctcgccattgcgatacatccactgtaatcGGAGCGCATGAAACCGTGgcagcaagctgctcagggccacacccccaccctccaccttgaaccACCTCTCTCctaatttgcattaaagctacagacaccgaaatgGTGCGTTTGgagaaagctcaatgtgcgactggctcgtagtggcagtaattctgcaccacggctaaATTTCGAAAACGGCTTCAAATACTGCatttggggcccactaatatctatattaaagcatctataaagtagcatgctatgggacctttaaaaatattattttatgaaaCTTAAAATTATTCTGATAATATCCAAAATCATGCAACCGTTTCTGCTGGCAGCTACATTGAGCGTTGCATGCATCACCTAATTATaatatacaattgtatattgtatatacatTCTCTTTGGACCTAGATATACCTCCTGTCCTCTCTAAATGAAAGGTGTTGTTATAGTTTGCATTGCAACTGTAGCCACCAAGTCTGATACTTTGGCCAATCTAGTGACTTTTTTTTTGTAGATTCCTTTAATTGTCTTGCAGCCAAGTCCACTTCACCCACAGTGTATTGCAATTCAACTTGTTCGCTCCTCTGGCCAATCCTAAAATCTCCACGTTGGTCAATACCCCTCACCTTCACACAGAAATCAATTATTTACAACAATAAAAGAGTAAACGAAACGAACGAAAAGTTGGAAAGCGTCTATaatcatgaataaaaaataactacaGCAGACAAAAACAGGATAGAGGTGTGAATTAAAAGGTCCCATTGCCCGTGTCAAAGCACCCCATTGCCTCTGTGCTTAAGCATGTGCCAACGCAAATTGCTAGGGTCACTGAGGCTGGTGTTGCACCttcagggcttctccccggagtgagtcctcatgtgtctATTCAGGGCGGAGCtccgactgaagcgcttcacgcattggttacacctgttgggcttctccccggagtgagtcctcatgtggctcttcaggtgagaGCTCGAAatgaagcgcttcacgcattggttacacctgtagggcttctacccgtagtgagtcctcatgtgtctCTTCAGGGCGGAgctctgactgaagcgcttcacgcattggttacacctgtagggcttctccccggagtgagtcctcatgtggacatTCAGGTGAGAGCTCGAAatgaagcgcttcacgcattggttacacctgtagggcttctccccggagtgagtcctcaagTGTTCCTTCAGGATGCAACTacgactgaagcgcttcacgcattggtcacacctgtagggcttctccccggagtgagtcttCATGTGCCTCTTCAGGTGAGAGCTCCTATAGTAGCACTTCACGCATTgatcacacctgtagggcttctccccggagtgagtcctcctcatgtggctcttcaggctGTCTTTCAGTTTGAAGCGCTCCGTGCACTGGTCGCACCCGtacggcttctcgccggtgtgggtACGCCTGTGGATGACCATATTGGTTTTGTCGGGAAAACACTCGCCAGACAACACAGCGGGCCGGTCCTTGCCGCCGCCccgatgcccagtcagctcctcacggtggaccagctgctcgcCACCCTCCAGTCTCTTTGCCACGCTGTGTTCCGCAGACAGCGAGCTCAGAGTCTCCAGTTTGAACACGGTGAAGAGgttgtcatggccgtccaccgccagtgggtactccccttttccgtggacactcaggatccgcagctccTCGCTGttactggacatgtgggaggagccaggggcttCCACATGCAGACTATCCAA
The Gadus morhua chromosome 7, gadMor3.0, whole genome shotgun sequence DNA segment above includes these coding regions:
- the LOC115547373 gene encoding zinc finger protein 501-like, translating into MSPCGPTLEEQLSSIMDLLAKGAVSEISQLFLEGSATIRLQLTRSMKENQALRRRMKVMRSKIFSLRLQTRSNASCAARHFALARAIVCKPQTTKPLGNEDCDEFGDCSTQHGATLDSLHVEAPGSSHMSSNSEELRILSVHGKGEYPLAVDGHDNLFTVFKLETLSSLSAEHSVAKRLEGGEQLVHREELTGHRGGGKDRPAVLSGECFPDKTNMVIHRRTHTGEKPYGCDQCTERFKLKDSLKSHMRRTHSGEKPYRCDQCVKCYYRSSHLKRHMKTHSGEKPYRCDQCVKRFSRSCILKEHLRTHSGEKPYRCNQCVKRFISSSHLNVHMRTHSGEKPYRCNQCVKRFSQSSALKRHMRTHYG